The following coding sequences lie in one Pungitius pungitius chromosome 18, fPunPun2.1, whole genome shotgun sequence genomic window:
- the fpgs gene encoding folylpolyglutamate synthase, mitochondrial isoform X2 → MVVCMLRVCQRRSVFAAQHYWQFSLAGVSRRFYSTKTAPQIPGMEYQDAICTLNTLQTNASALEQVRRERNHPQLQLQAMRGFLERAGLTVEELDHLNIIHVTGTKGKGSTCAFTEHILRRYGFRTGFYSSPHLVQVRERIRINGQPIGKELFTKYFWQIYGRLDETKEAHGGTMPAYFRFLTILAFHVFLQEKVDLAVIEVGIGGAYDCTNIIRRPWVCGISSLGIDHTQILGDTIEKIAWQKGGIFKLGVPAFTVKQPEDAMGMLRSRATEMRCPLWVCPELEEYQAHCGPLHLGLAGQHQRSNASLALQLSYTWLQRRCLPGSTDQRFPSDGVANTAVQQALPFKPSPIMIKGLADTEWPGRNQTLKHGAVTYFLDGAHTMRSMQACVHWFRETAVQHERNASGPVIRVLLFNATGERDSAAMLKLLVPCHFDFAVFCPNITEAIASCNADQQNFNVSVEHMLTRCLDNERSWHLHNSTGHTKGAPLLIESSLALAPEKKADTLVFPCILSALQWITQGRDSVLADPAERELPVKPSVMARAAPLCNAAEVHVLITGSLHLVGGALKHLDPASSK, encoded by the exons ATGGTGGTGTGCATGTTGCGCGTGTGTCAGCGGAGGTCCGTCTTTGCCGCGCAGCACTACTGGCAGTTTAGCTTGGCAGGTGTGTCACGCAGGTTCTACAGCACCAAGACGGCGCCACAGATACCAGGGATGGAGTACCAG GACGCCATTTGCACTTTGAACACACTACAAACCAATGCCAGTGCCCTGGAGCAGGTCCGAAGAGAGCGGAACCACCCTCAGCTGCAGCTCCAGGCCATGAGAGGCTTCCTGGAACGAGCCGGCCTCACA GTGGAAGAACTGGACCATCTCAATATCATTCATGTGACAGGAACCAAGGGCAAG GGGTCAACATGTGCGTTCACGGAGCACATTTTAAGACGTTATGGCTTCCGCACAGGATTTTACAG TTCCCCACATTTGGTACAAGTCAGAGAGAGGATCCGGATCAACGGACAGCCCATTGGAAAAGAGCTCTTCACTAAATACTTCTGGCAGATTTATGGACGACTGGATGAGACCAAG GAGGCCCATGGAGGAACAATGCCGGCATACTTCCGTTTCCTCACCATTCTGGCCTTCCATGTGTTTCTTCAGGAGAAG GTGGATTTGGCTGTAATTGAAGTTGGAATTGGTGGCGCATATGACTGCACCAACATTATAAG GAGGCCATGGGTGTGTGGCATCTCTTCTCTGGGTATAGACCACACTCAGATTCTCGGAGACACGATTGAAAAGATCGCCTGGCAGAAAGGAGGCATCTTCAAG CTGGGCGTTCCTGCCTTCACAGTCAAACAGCCAGAAGATGCGATGGGTATGCTCAGGAGCAGGGCCACTGAGATGAGG TGTCCTCTGTGGGTGTGTCCCGAGCTGGAGGAATACCAGGCACATTGTGGACCGTTGCATCTGGGCCTGGCAGGACAGCACCAGCGCTCCAACGCCTCCCTCGCCCTCCAGCTGAGTTACACTTGGCTGCAGAGAAGATGTCTACCAG GCTCCACAGATCAGCGCTTTCCTTCAGACGGTGTTGCGAACACCGCGGTACAGCAGGCGCTTCCCTTCAAGCCCAGCCCCATCATGATCAAAG GCCTGGCAGACACCGAGTGGCCTGGAAGGAACCAGACGCTGAAACACGGAGCAGTCACCTACTTCCTGGATGGAGCGCACACCATGCGCAGCATGCAGGCCTGTGTACACTGGTTCAGAGAGACTGCAGTCCAGCACGAGAGAAATGCAAG TGGGCCTGTGATCCGAGTTTTGCTCTTCAATGCCACGGGAGAGAGGGACTCTGCAGCCATGCTGAAGCTACTGGTG ccATGCCATTTTGATTTTGCTGTGTTCTGCCCAAACATCACCGAAGCCATCGCTTCTTGCAATGCAG ACCAGCAGAACTTCAACGTCTCGGTGGAGCACATGCTGACTCGCTGCTTGGACAACGAGAGAAGCTGGCATCTCCACAACAGCACGGGACACACCAAAGGGGCTCCGCTGCTCATTGAGAGCAGCCTGGCCTTGGCCCCTGAGAAGAAGGCAGACACCCTAGTCTTTCCCTGCATACTCAGCGCCCTCCAGTGGATCACCCAGGGCAGGGATTCAGTGCTGGCAGacccagcagagagagaactACCAGTGAAACCCAGCGTCATGGCCAGAGCTGCTCCGCTCTGCAACGCGGCCGAGGTCCACGTCCTCATCACCGGAAGCCTCCACCTTGTGGGAGGAGCCCTCAAGCATCTCGACCCGGCTTCTTCCAAGTGA
- the fpgs gene encoding folylpolyglutamate synthase, mitochondrial isoform X1 — protein MVVCMLRVCQRRSVFAAQHYWQFSLAGVSRRFYSTKTAPQIPGMEYQDAICTLNTLQTNASALEQVRRERNHPQLQLQAMRGFLERAGLTVEELDHLNIIHVTGTKGKGSTCAFTEHILRRYGFRTGFYSSPHLVQVRERIRINGQPIGKELFTKYFWQIYGRLDETKEAHGGTMPAYFRFLTILAFHVFLQEKVDLAVIEVGIGGAYDCTNIIRRPWVCGISSLGIDHTQILGDTIEKIAWQKGGIFKLGVPAFTVKQPEDAMGMLRSRATEMRCPLWVCPELEEYQAHCGPLHLGLAGQHQRSNASLALQLSYTWLQRRCLPGSTDQRFPSDGVANTAVQQALPFKPSPIMIKGLADTEWPGRNQTLKHGAVTYFLDGAHTMRSMQACVHWFRETAVQHERNASGPVIRVLLFNATGERDSAAMLKLLVPCHFDFAVFCPNITEAIASCNAAFAILSFPHVSDQQNFNVSVEHMLTRCLDNERSWHLHNSTGHTKGAPLLIESSLALAPEKKADTLVFPCILSALQWITQGRDSVLADPAERELPVKPSVMARAAPLCNAAEVHVLITGSLHLVGGALKHLDPASSK, from the exons ATGGTGGTGTGCATGTTGCGCGTGTGTCAGCGGAGGTCCGTCTTTGCCGCGCAGCACTACTGGCAGTTTAGCTTGGCAGGTGTGTCACGCAGGTTCTACAGCACCAAGACGGCGCCACAGATACCAGGGATGGAGTACCAG GACGCCATTTGCACTTTGAACACACTACAAACCAATGCCAGTGCCCTGGAGCAGGTCCGAAGAGAGCGGAACCACCCTCAGCTGCAGCTCCAGGCCATGAGAGGCTTCCTGGAACGAGCCGGCCTCACA GTGGAAGAACTGGACCATCTCAATATCATTCATGTGACAGGAACCAAGGGCAAG GGGTCAACATGTGCGTTCACGGAGCACATTTTAAGACGTTATGGCTTCCGCACAGGATTTTACAG TTCCCCACATTTGGTACAAGTCAGAGAGAGGATCCGGATCAACGGACAGCCCATTGGAAAAGAGCTCTTCACTAAATACTTCTGGCAGATTTATGGACGACTGGATGAGACCAAG GAGGCCCATGGAGGAACAATGCCGGCATACTTCCGTTTCCTCACCATTCTGGCCTTCCATGTGTTTCTTCAGGAGAAG GTGGATTTGGCTGTAATTGAAGTTGGAATTGGTGGCGCATATGACTGCACCAACATTATAAG GAGGCCATGGGTGTGTGGCATCTCTTCTCTGGGTATAGACCACACTCAGATTCTCGGAGACACGATTGAAAAGATCGCCTGGCAGAAAGGAGGCATCTTCAAG CTGGGCGTTCCTGCCTTCACAGTCAAACAGCCAGAAGATGCGATGGGTATGCTCAGGAGCAGGGCCACTGAGATGAGG TGTCCTCTGTGGGTGTGTCCCGAGCTGGAGGAATACCAGGCACATTGTGGACCGTTGCATCTGGGCCTGGCAGGACAGCACCAGCGCTCCAACGCCTCCCTCGCCCTCCAGCTGAGTTACACTTGGCTGCAGAGAAGATGTCTACCAG GCTCCACAGATCAGCGCTTTCCTTCAGACGGTGTTGCGAACACCGCGGTACAGCAGGCGCTTCCCTTCAAGCCCAGCCCCATCATGATCAAAG GCCTGGCAGACACCGAGTGGCCTGGAAGGAACCAGACGCTGAAACACGGAGCAGTCACCTACTTCCTGGATGGAGCGCACACCATGCGCAGCATGCAGGCCTGTGTACACTGGTTCAGAGAGACTGCAGTCCAGCACGAGAGAAATGCAAG TGGGCCTGTGATCCGAGTTTTGCTCTTCAATGCCACGGGAGAGAGGGACTCTGCAGCCATGCTGAAGCTACTGGTG ccATGCCATTTTGATTTTGCTGTGTTCTGCCCAAACATCACCGAAGCCATCGCTTCTTGCAATGCAG CCTTCGCCATCCTGTCATTCCCGCACGTCTCAGACCAGCAGAACTTCAACGTCTCGGTGGAGCACATGCTGACTCGCTGCTTGGACAACGAGAGAAGCTGGCATCTCCACAACAGCACGGGACACACCAAAGGGGCTCCGCTGCTCATTGAGAGCAGCCTGGCCTTGGCCCCTGAGAAGAAGGCAGACACCCTAGTCTTTCCCTGCATACTCAGCGCCCTCCAGTGGATCACCCAGGGCAGGGATTCAGTGCTGGCAGacccagcagagagagaactACCAGTGAAACCCAGCGTCATGGCCAGAGCTGCTCCGCTCTGCAACGCGGCCGAGGTCCACGTCCTCATCACCGGAAGCCTCCACCTTGTGGGAGGAGCCCTCAAGCATCTCGACCCGGCTTCTTCCAAGTGA
- the cdk9 gene encoding cyclin-dependent kinase 9 has protein sequence MQRDKTSNSGAAEKPDREAAIMSKYYDGVEFPFCDEFSKYEKLAKIGQGTFGEVFKAKHRQTGKKVALKKVLMENEKEGFPITALREIKILQLLKHENVVNLIEICRTKATQYNRYKGSIYLVFDFCEHDLAGLLSNANVKFTLAEIKKVMQMLLNGLYYIHRNKILHRDMKAANVLITRDGVLKLADFGLARAFSLAKNSQGNRYTNRVVTLWYRPPELLLGERDYGPPIDLWGAGCIMAEMWTRSPIMQGNTEQHQLTLISQLCGSITAEVWPGVDKKYELYQKMELPKGQKRKVKDRLKAYVKDPYALDLIDKLLVLDPAQRIDSDDALNHDFFWSDPMPSDLKNMLSTHNTSMFEYLAPPRRRGHMPQQQPNQNRNPATTSQAEFDRVF, from the exons ATGCAGCGAGACAAAACAAGCAACTCCGGCGCGGCTGAAAA GCCCGACCGAGAGGCCGCCATAATGTCGAAATACTACGATGGAGTTGAATTTCCTTTCTGTGACGAGTTCTCCAAATATGAAAAACTTGCAAAAATAGGACAAGGAACCTTTGG GGAGGTGTTCAAAGCAAAGCACAGACAGACTGGGAAGAAGGTTGCATTGAAGAAAGTGTTAATGGAAAATGAGAAAGAAGGG TTCCCAATCACAGCTCTCCGAGAGATCAAGATCTTGCAGCTGCTCAAACATGAGAATGTGGTGAACCTGATAGAGATCTGCCGAACCAAAG CTACTCAGTACAACAGATATAAAGGCAGCATCTATCTGGTGTTTGACTTCTGTGAGCACGACCTGGCCGGGCTGCTAAGCAACGCCAATGTAAAGTTTACACTGGCAGAGATCAAGAAGGTCATGCAAATGCTGCTCAACGGATTGTACTACATCCACAGAAACAAG ATCCTTCACAGAGATATGAAAGCAGCCAACGTGCTGATCACCAGAGATGGCGTTCTGAAGCTGGCGGACTTTGGTTTAGCTCGAGCCTTCAGCCTGGCTAAAAACAGCCAGGGCAACCGCTACACCAACCGTGTGGTCACACTCTGGTACAGACCtccagagctgctgctgg GTGAGCGAGACTATGGCCCCCCCATCGACCTGTGGGGAGCAGGCTGCATCATGGCGGAGATGTGGACCAGAAGTCCCATAATGCAGGGAAATACTGAGCAGCATCAACTCACTCTCATCAGCCAGCTGTGCGGTTCCATCACTGCTGAG gTGTGGCCTGGCGTTGATAAGAAGTATGAGCTTTACCAGAAGATGGAGCTCCCTAAAGGCCAGAAGAGGAAAGTAAAGGATCGCCTCAAAGCGTATGTCAAAGACCCGTACGCCCTGGATCTGATAGATAAACTCCTGGTCCTGGACCCGGCACAGCGCATAGACAGCGACGACGCACTCAACCACGACTTCTTCTGGTCCGACCCCATGCCATCAGACCTGAAGAACATGCTCTCCACCCACAACACCTCCATGTTTGAATATCTGGCCCCACCCAGACGGAGAGGCCACATGCCCCAGCAGCAGCCCAACCAGAACAGAAACCCAGCCACCACCAGCCAGGCTGAGTTTGATCGAGTGTTTTAG